One Corvus moneduloides isolate bCorMon1 chromosome Z, bCorMon1.pri, whole genome shotgun sequence genomic window carries:
- the RAI14 gene encoding ankycorbin isoform X3 — MMTNEWNKNDDRLLQAVENGDPEKVASLLGKKGASATKQDSEGKTAFHLAAMKGHAECLRIMVTHGADVTAQDGAGHSALHLAAKNSHPDCIKRLLQSKCPADITDNSGKTALHYAAACGCLQAVQLLCEHKCPINIKDLDGNIPLLLAVQNGHVEVYKYLLDHGADINTRDKNGRTALMMACEASNLNMVEALLRRGADVSLVDVFGQNALHYAKLSENTGIQNLLSSKISQDVDAKSPTKAKQHDQGSKLSSERSGTPKKRKAPPPPISPIQGNDLSSPHSSTSTPMTGKGQAFFADQVCKQEEFSSLHRDSKDRLSDSTTGADSLLDVSSEGDQQDLLLLMQAKIASLTLHNKELQDKLQERTPKEGDSTVESYSTQTQFEQTAERQNEFLVQELKPTLNATQIQEKLTSPREIKIKYLQEDLKDVQRKLENSEAKRKHVETQVQSRVPETDHLNSPDISENGSDLNLKLQETQNRYEEAVKEVLNVQRQKKPGLVSSESEETSSDLSMLKVTYGEVEALKEELKKALEESERQKEKVRELQKKFEDREQNVASKLSVEECEEMKNSYCSVIENINQEKALLIERYKEGQEEIKRLQDKLTNQMHLESSAEAGERKGVMHRRIDELNKQLSELSQLYKEAQTELEDYRKKKTLDDIASDYIPREEHEKLMEVTNSLKYKAENELSEMKSQYTKVLDEAEELKQLLDTQKQNSLPITEHRQVINALRNTIKEMEEEINELKRLLSNKDSELRNLEKALLEEKAAINEAMVPKATYEKLQSSLEGEVSALSSKLKDVIREKENISLDAMKLRNEILHLKEAKEGMHNLLEAKEREVTDLQHKYHQVQEALIEMKNSSKLEEDKDKKMNEMSKEISKLKEALNSLSQLSYSTSAPKRQSQQLEVLQQQVKQLQNQLTETKKQHQEIVSVYRMHLLYAVQGQMDEDVQKVLKQILSMCKSQSQKK; from the exons ACCAACGAGTGGAATAAGAATGACGATcggctgctgcaggcagtggaGAATGGAGACCCTGAGAAAGTGGCTTCACTGCTGGGTAAAAAGGGAGCCAGTGCCACCAAACAGGATAGTGAGGGCAAAACTGC TTTTCACCTGGCAGCCATGAAAGGGCATGCAGAGTGTCTCAGGATCATGGTGACACATGGTGCAGATGTGACAGCTCAAGATGGTGCAG GGCACAGTGCTTTACATCTTGCAGCAAAGAACAGCCACCCTGATTGCATTAAGAGATTACTTcag AGTAAATGTCCAGCAGACATCACTGACAATTCTGGGAAAACAGCTTTACATTATGCAG ctgCATGTGGGTGTCTTCAGGCAGTTCAACTTCTGTGTGAACACAAATGTCCCATTAACATCAAAGATTTG GATGGCAACATACCTCTGCTGCTTGCAGTACAAAATGGTCATGTAGAAGTCTACAAATACCTTCTGGATCATGGAGCAGACATCAACACCAGGGATAAAAATGGAAG AACTGCTTTGATGATGGCTTGTGAAGCCAGTAACCTTAACATGGTGGAAGCTCTCCTTAGGAGAGGTGCAGATGTCAGTTTAGTAGATGTCTTTGGACAGAATGCCCTGCATTACGCCAAGCTCTCCGAGAATACAGGGATCCAGAATCTCCTGTCGTCAAAGATATCGCAGGATGTGG ATGCAAAGTCTccaacaaaagcaaagcag CATGATCAAGGCTCTAAATTAAGTTCAGAAAGAAGTGGAACTCCAAAAAAACGCAAAGCCCCACCTCCTCCTATCAGTCCTATTCAG GGTAATGATTTGTCCTCTCCACACTCATCAACTTCAACTCCCATGACTGGAAAAGGACAAGCTTTCTTTGCTGATCAAGTGTGCAAG CAGGAAGAATTCAGCTCCTTGCACAGGGACAGTAAAGACAGACTGAGTGACAGCACAACAG gtgCTGATAGTTTATTGGATGTGAGTTCTGAAGGTGACCAACAAGATCTACTTCTGTTGATGCAAGCAAAAATTGCCTCTCTGACATTGCACAATaaggagctgcaggacaaaTTACAG GAAAGAACACCTAAAGAAGGGGATTCAACTGTAGAATCTTATTCAACCCAAACACAGTTTGAGCAAACAGCAGAGAGACAAAATGAGTTCTTAGTTCAGGAGCTGAAGCCTACATTAAATGCCACTCAAATCCAAGAAAAGTTGACAAGCcccagagaaataaaaattaaatacctccaggaagACTTAAAGGATGTGCAGAGAAAATTAGAGAATTCTGAAGCCAAAAGAAAGCATGTGGAAACTCAGGTTCAGTCTAGAGTCCCAGAAACAGATCATTTAAATAGCccagacatttcagaaaatggTTCTGATCTTAATCTGAAGCTCCAAGAAACTCAAAACAGGTATGAGGAAGCTGTGAAAGAGGTTTTGAATGTACAAAGGCAAAAGAAGCCAGGTCTTGTTTCCTCTGAAAGTGAAGAAACCAGTTCTGATCTGAGTATGTTGAAGGTTACATATGGAGAAGTTGAAGCACTCAAGGAAGAATTGAAGAAAGCattggaggaaagtgaaagacaaaaagaaaaagtgagagaGCTACAGAAAAAGTTTGAAGACAGAGAGCAGAATGTGGCAAGCAAATTGTCTGTGGAAGAGTGTGAGGAAATGAAGAATTCATATTGTTCAGTTATTGAAAACATTAATCAAGAAAAAGCATTGCTGATTGAGAGGTACAAGGAAGGGcaagaggaaattaaaaggCTACAGGACAAGCTGACAAATCAGATGCATTTGGAATCTAGTGCTGAagctggagaaaggaaaggtgTGATGCACAGAAGAATAGATGAGCTCAACAAGCAGCTTAGTGAATTGTCTCAGTTGTACAAAGAAGCACAGACAGAGCTTGAAgactacaggaagaaaaaaactctaGATGATATAGCTTCGGACTACATTCCTAGAGAAGAACATGAGAAACTGATGGAAGTAACAAATTCTTtgaaatacaaagcagaaaatgagtTATCAGAAATGAAATCCCAGTACACAAAAGTATTAGATGAAGCAGAAGAACTCAAGCAACTGCTAGACACTCAGAAACAAAACTCTTTGCCAATTACTGAGCACCGTCAGGTAATCAATGCACTCAGAAATACTATAAAGGagatggaagaagaaataaatgagcTGAAACGACTGCTTAGCAACAAGGATAGTGAATTAAGAAACTTGGAAAAGGCGTTACtggaagaaaaagctgcaaTTAATGAAGCAATGGTACCCAAGGCCACGTATGAAAAGCTCCAGTCCTCCCTAGAGGGTGAAGTTAGTGCTTTGTCATCCAAACTGAAGGATGTAATCcgagagaaggaaaatatatcTTTAGATGCCATGAAactgagaaatgaaattttgcaCTTGAAAGAAGCAAAGGAAGGTATGCATAATCTGCTTGAAGCAAAGGAACGGGAGGTGACTGATCTTCAGCACAAGTACCATCAAGTTCAAGAAGCTCTTATTGAAATGAAAAACTCATCAAAACTAGAAGAAGATAAAGACAAAAAG ATGAATGAAATGTCCAAGGAAATCAGCAAATTAAAAGAAGCATTGAATAGCCTTTCTCAGCTCTCCTACTCAACCAGTGCCCCCAAAAGacaaagccagcagctggaggtgtTACAGCAACAAGTGAAGCAGTTGCAAAACCAACTGACT gaaacaaagaaacaacacCAGGAAATTGTCTCAGTTTACAGGATGCACCTTCTCTATGCTGTGCAG GGTCAAATGGATGAAGATGTCCAGAAAGTGCTTAAACAAATTTTATCAATGTGTAAAAGCCAGTCAcaaaaaaagtga
- the RAI14 gene encoding ankycorbin isoform X5, giving the protein MKSLKAKFRKSDTNEWNKNDDRLLQAVENGDPEKVASLLGKKGASATKQDSEGKTAFHLAAMKGHAECLRIMVTHGADVTAQDGAGHSALHLAAKNSHPDCIKRLLQSKCPADITDNSGKTALHYAAACGCLQAVQLLCEHKCPINIKDLDGNIPLLLAVQNGHVEVYKYLLDHGADINTRDKNGRTALMMACEASNLNMVEALLRRGADVSLVDVFGQNALHYAKLSENTGIQNLLSSKISQDVDAKSPTKAKQGNDLSSPHSSTSTPMTGKGQAFFADQVCKEEFSSLHRDSKDRLSDSTTGADSLLDVSSEGDQQDLLLLMQAKIASLTLHNKELQDKLQERTPKEGDSTVESYSTQTQFEQTAERQNEFLVQELKPTLNATQIQEKLTSPREIKIKYLQEDLKDVQRKLENSEAKRKHVETQVQSRVPETDHLNSPDISENGSDLNLKLQETQNRYEEAVKEVLNVQRQKKPGLVSSESEETSSDLSMLKVTYGEVEALKEELKKALEESERQKEKVRELQKKFEDREQNVASKLSVEECEEMKNSYCSVIENINQEKALLIERYKEGQEEIKRLQDKLTNQMHLESSAEAGERKGVMHRRIDELNKQLSELSQLYKEAQTELEDYRKKKTLDDIASDYIPREEHEKLMEVTNSLKYKAENELSEMKSQYTKVLDEAEELKQLLDTQKQNSLPITEHRQVINALRNTIKEMEEEINELKRLLSNKDSELRNLEKALLEEKAAINEAMVPKATYEKLQSSLEGEVSALSSKLKDVIREKENISLDAMKLRNEILHLKEAKEGMHNLLEAKEREVTDLQHKYHQVQEALIEMKNSSKLEEDKDKKMNEMSKEISKLKEALNSLSQLSYSTSAPKRQSQQLEVLQQQVKQLQNQLTETKKQHQEIVSVYRMHLLYAVQGQMDEDVQKVLKQILSMCKSQSQKK; this is encoded by the exons ACCAACGAGTGGAATAAGAATGACGATcggctgctgcaggcagtggaGAATGGAGACCCTGAGAAAGTGGCTTCACTGCTGGGTAAAAAGGGAGCCAGTGCCACCAAACAGGATAGTGAGGGCAAAACTGC TTTTCACCTGGCAGCCATGAAAGGGCATGCAGAGTGTCTCAGGATCATGGTGACACATGGTGCAGATGTGACAGCTCAAGATGGTGCAG GGCACAGTGCTTTACATCTTGCAGCAAAGAACAGCCACCCTGATTGCATTAAGAGATTACTTcag AGTAAATGTCCAGCAGACATCACTGACAATTCTGGGAAAACAGCTTTACATTATGCAG ctgCATGTGGGTGTCTTCAGGCAGTTCAACTTCTGTGTGAACACAAATGTCCCATTAACATCAAAGATTTG GATGGCAACATACCTCTGCTGCTTGCAGTACAAAATGGTCATGTAGAAGTCTACAAATACCTTCTGGATCATGGAGCAGACATCAACACCAGGGATAAAAATGGAAG AACTGCTTTGATGATGGCTTGTGAAGCCAGTAACCTTAACATGGTGGAAGCTCTCCTTAGGAGAGGTGCAGATGTCAGTTTAGTAGATGTCTTTGGACAGAATGCCCTGCATTACGCCAAGCTCTCCGAGAATACAGGGATCCAGAATCTCCTGTCGTCAAAGATATCGCAGGATGTGG ATGCAAAGTCTccaacaaaagcaaagcag GGTAATGATTTGTCCTCTCCACACTCATCAACTTCAACTCCCATGACTGGAAAAGGACAAGCTTTCTTTGCTGATCAAGTGTGCAAG GAAGAATTCAGCTCCTTGCACAGGGACAGTAAAGACAGACTGAGTGACAGCACAACAG gtgCTGATAGTTTATTGGATGTGAGTTCTGAAGGTGACCAACAAGATCTACTTCTGTTGATGCAAGCAAAAATTGCCTCTCTGACATTGCACAATaaggagctgcaggacaaaTTACAG GAAAGAACACCTAAAGAAGGGGATTCAACTGTAGAATCTTATTCAACCCAAACACAGTTTGAGCAAACAGCAGAGAGACAAAATGAGTTCTTAGTTCAGGAGCTGAAGCCTACATTAAATGCCACTCAAATCCAAGAAAAGTTGACAAGCcccagagaaataaaaattaaatacctccaggaagACTTAAAGGATGTGCAGAGAAAATTAGAGAATTCTGAAGCCAAAAGAAAGCATGTGGAAACTCAGGTTCAGTCTAGAGTCCCAGAAACAGATCATTTAAATAGCccagacatttcagaaaatggTTCTGATCTTAATCTGAAGCTCCAAGAAACTCAAAACAGGTATGAGGAAGCTGTGAAAGAGGTTTTGAATGTACAAAGGCAAAAGAAGCCAGGTCTTGTTTCCTCTGAAAGTGAAGAAACCAGTTCTGATCTGAGTATGTTGAAGGTTACATATGGAGAAGTTGAAGCACTCAAGGAAGAATTGAAGAAAGCattggaggaaagtgaaagacaaaaagaaaaagtgagagaGCTACAGAAAAAGTTTGAAGACAGAGAGCAGAATGTGGCAAGCAAATTGTCTGTGGAAGAGTGTGAGGAAATGAAGAATTCATATTGTTCAGTTATTGAAAACATTAATCAAGAAAAAGCATTGCTGATTGAGAGGTACAAGGAAGGGcaagaggaaattaaaaggCTACAGGACAAGCTGACAAATCAGATGCATTTGGAATCTAGTGCTGAagctggagaaaggaaaggtgTGATGCACAGAAGAATAGATGAGCTCAACAAGCAGCTTAGTGAATTGTCTCAGTTGTACAAAGAAGCACAGACAGAGCTTGAAgactacaggaagaaaaaaactctaGATGATATAGCTTCGGACTACATTCCTAGAGAAGAACATGAGAAACTGATGGAAGTAACAAATTCTTtgaaatacaaagcagaaaatgagtTATCAGAAATGAAATCCCAGTACACAAAAGTATTAGATGAAGCAGAAGAACTCAAGCAACTGCTAGACACTCAGAAACAAAACTCTTTGCCAATTACTGAGCACCGTCAGGTAATCAATGCACTCAGAAATACTATAAAGGagatggaagaagaaataaatgagcTGAAACGACTGCTTAGCAACAAGGATAGTGAATTAAGAAACTTGGAAAAGGCGTTACtggaagaaaaagctgcaaTTAATGAAGCAATGGTACCCAAGGCCACGTATGAAAAGCTCCAGTCCTCCCTAGAGGGTGAAGTTAGTGCTTTGTCATCCAAACTGAAGGATGTAATCcgagagaaggaaaatatatcTTTAGATGCCATGAAactgagaaatgaaattttgcaCTTGAAAGAAGCAAAGGAAGGTATGCATAATCTGCTTGAAGCAAAGGAACGGGAGGTGACTGATCTTCAGCACAAGTACCATCAAGTTCAAGAAGCTCTTATTGAAATGAAAAACTCATCAAAACTAGAAGAAGATAAAGACAAAAAG ATGAATGAAATGTCCAAGGAAATCAGCAAATTAAAAGAAGCATTGAATAGCCTTTCTCAGCTCTCCTACTCAACCAGTGCCCCCAAAAGacaaagccagcagctggaggtgtTACAGCAACAAGTGAAGCAGTTGCAAAACCAACTGACT gaaacaaagaaacaacacCAGGAAATTGTCTCAGTTTACAGGATGCACCTTCTCTATGCTGTGCAG GGTCAAATGGATGAAGATGTCCAGAAAGTGCTTAAACAAATTTTATCAATGTGTAAAAGCCAGTCAcaaaaaaagtga
- the RAI14 gene encoding ankycorbin isoform X2: MKSLKAKFRKSDTNEWNKNDDRLLQAVENGDPEKVASLLGKKGASATKQDSEGKTAFHLAAMKGHAECLRIMVTHGADVTAQDGAGHSALHLAAKNSHPDCIKRLLQSKCPADITDNSGKTALHYAAACGCLQAVQLLCEHKCPINIKDLDGNIPLLLAVQNGHVEVYKYLLDHGADINTRDKNGRTALMMACEASNLNMVEALLRRGADVSLVDVFGQNALHYAKLSENTGIQNLLSSKISQDVDAKSPTKAKQHDQGSKLSSERSGTPKKRKAPPPPISPIQGNDLSSPHSSTSTPMTGKGQAFFADQVCKEEFSSLHRDSKDRLSDSTTGADSLLDVSSEGDQQDLLLLMQAKIASLTLHNKELQDKLQERTPKEGDSTVESYSTQTQFEQTAERQNEFLVQELKPTLNATQIQEKLTSPREIKIKYLQEDLKDVQRKLENSEAKRKHVETQVQSRVPETDHLNSPDISENGSDLNLKLQETQNRYEEAVKEVLNVQRQKKPGLVSSESEETSSDLSMLKVTYGEVEALKEELKKALEESERQKEKVRELQKKFEDREQNVASKLSVEECEEMKNSYCSVIENINQEKALLIERYKEGQEEIKRLQDKLTNQMHLESSAEAGERKGVMHRRIDELNKQLSELSQLYKEAQTELEDYRKKKTLDDIASDYIPREEHEKLMEVTNSLKYKAENELSEMKSQYTKVLDEAEELKQLLDTQKQNSLPITEHRQVINALRNTIKEMEEEINELKRLLSNKDSELRNLEKALLEEKAAINEAMVPKATYEKLQSSLEGEVSALSSKLKDVIREKENISLDAMKLRNEILHLKEAKEGMHNLLEAKEREVTDLQHKYHQVQEALIEMKNSSKLEEDKDKKMNEMSKEISKLKEALNSLSQLSYSTSAPKRQSQQLEVLQQQVKQLQNQLTETKKQHQEIVSVYRMHLLYAVQGQMDEDVQKVLKQILSMCKSQSQKK; encoded by the exons ACCAACGAGTGGAATAAGAATGACGATcggctgctgcaggcagtggaGAATGGAGACCCTGAGAAAGTGGCTTCACTGCTGGGTAAAAAGGGAGCCAGTGCCACCAAACAGGATAGTGAGGGCAAAACTGC TTTTCACCTGGCAGCCATGAAAGGGCATGCAGAGTGTCTCAGGATCATGGTGACACATGGTGCAGATGTGACAGCTCAAGATGGTGCAG GGCACAGTGCTTTACATCTTGCAGCAAAGAACAGCCACCCTGATTGCATTAAGAGATTACTTcag AGTAAATGTCCAGCAGACATCACTGACAATTCTGGGAAAACAGCTTTACATTATGCAG ctgCATGTGGGTGTCTTCAGGCAGTTCAACTTCTGTGTGAACACAAATGTCCCATTAACATCAAAGATTTG GATGGCAACATACCTCTGCTGCTTGCAGTACAAAATGGTCATGTAGAAGTCTACAAATACCTTCTGGATCATGGAGCAGACATCAACACCAGGGATAAAAATGGAAG AACTGCTTTGATGATGGCTTGTGAAGCCAGTAACCTTAACATGGTGGAAGCTCTCCTTAGGAGAGGTGCAGATGTCAGTTTAGTAGATGTCTTTGGACAGAATGCCCTGCATTACGCCAAGCTCTCCGAGAATACAGGGATCCAGAATCTCCTGTCGTCAAAGATATCGCAGGATGTGG ATGCAAAGTCTccaacaaaagcaaagcag CATGATCAAGGCTCTAAATTAAGTTCAGAAAGAAGTGGAACTCCAAAAAAACGCAAAGCCCCACCTCCTCCTATCAGTCCTATTCAG GGTAATGATTTGTCCTCTCCACACTCATCAACTTCAACTCCCATGACTGGAAAAGGACAAGCTTTCTTTGCTGATCAAGTGTGCAAG GAAGAATTCAGCTCCTTGCACAGGGACAGTAAAGACAGACTGAGTGACAGCACAACAG gtgCTGATAGTTTATTGGATGTGAGTTCTGAAGGTGACCAACAAGATCTACTTCTGTTGATGCAAGCAAAAATTGCCTCTCTGACATTGCACAATaaggagctgcaggacaaaTTACAG GAAAGAACACCTAAAGAAGGGGATTCAACTGTAGAATCTTATTCAACCCAAACACAGTTTGAGCAAACAGCAGAGAGACAAAATGAGTTCTTAGTTCAGGAGCTGAAGCCTACATTAAATGCCACTCAAATCCAAGAAAAGTTGACAAGCcccagagaaataaaaattaaatacctccaggaagACTTAAAGGATGTGCAGAGAAAATTAGAGAATTCTGAAGCCAAAAGAAAGCATGTGGAAACTCAGGTTCAGTCTAGAGTCCCAGAAACAGATCATTTAAATAGCccagacatttcagaaaatggTTCTGATCTTAATCTGAAGCTCCAAGAAACTCAAAACAGGTATGAGGAAGCTGTGAAAGAGGTTTTGAATGTACAAAGGCAAAAGAAGCCAGGTCTTGTTTCCTCTGAAAGTGAAGAAACCAGTTCTGATCTGAGTATGTTGAAGGTTACATATGGAGAAGTTGAAGCACTCAAGGAAGAATTGAAGAAAGCattggaggaaagtgaaagacaaaaagaaaaagtgagagaGCTACAGAAAAAGTTTGAAGACAGAGAGCAGAATGTGGCAAGCAAATTGTCTGTGGAAGAGTGTGAGGAAATGAAGAATTCATATTGTTCAGTTATTGAAAACATTAATCAAGAAAAAGCATTGCTGATTGAGAGGTACAAGGAAGGGcaagaggaaattaaaaggCTACAGGACAAGCTGACAAATCAGATGCATTTGGAATCTAGTGCTGAagctggagaaaggaaaggtgTGATGCACAGAAGAATAGATGAGCTCAACAAGCAGCTTAGTGAATTGTCTCAGTTGTACAAAGAAGCACAGACAGAGCTTGAAgactacaggaagaaaaaaactctaGATGATATAGCTTCGGACTACATTCCTAGAGAAGAACATGAGAAACTGATGGAAGTAACAAATTCTTtgaaatacaaagcagaaaatgagtTATCAGAAATGAAATCCCAGTACACAAAAGTATTAGATGAAGCAGAAGAACTCAAGCAACTGCTAGACACTCAGAAACAAAACTCTTTGCCAATTACTGAGCACCGTCAGGTAATCAATGCACTCAGAAATACTATAAAGGagatggaagaagaaataaatgagcTGAAACGACTGCTTAGCAACAAGGATAGTGAATTAAGAAACTTGGAAAAGGCGTTACtggaagaaaaagctgcaaTTAATGAAGCAATGGTACCCAAGGCCACGTATGAAAAGCTCCAGTCCTCCCTAGAGGGTGAAGTTAGTGCTTTGTCATCCAAACTGAAGGATGTAATCcgagagaaggaaaatatatcTTTAGATGCCATGAAactgagaaatgaaattttgcaCTTGAAAGAAGCAAAGGAAGGTATGCATAATCTGCTTGAAGCAAAGGAACGGGAGGTGACTGATCTTCAGCACAAGTACCATCAAGTTCAAGAAGCTCTTATTGAAATGAAAAACTCATCAAAACTAGAAGAAGATAAAGACAAAAAG ATGAATGAAATGTCCAAGGAAATCAGCAAATTAAAAGAAGCATTGAATAGCCTTTCTCAGCTCTCCTACTCAACCAGTGCCCCCAAAAGacaaagccagcagctggaggtgtTACAGCAACAAGTGAAGCAGTTGCAAAACCAACTGACT gaaacaaagaaacaacacCAGGAAATTGTCTCAGTTTACAGGATGCACCTTCTCTATGCTGTGCAG GGTCAAATGGATGAAGATGTCCAGAAAGTGCTTAAACAAATTTTATCAATGTGTAAAAGCCAGTCAcaaaaaaagtga